The Nitrospirota bacterium nucleotide sequence GATTGGATGCCTTGCATGGGAAGCACAATCAGGCTGCCGGTACAACCGTCAACCGCACCGTCTGCCAGCGAGTGAGGCGTACTGCCGACTTGTGGCAGCGACAACTTTCCCAACAGAGAGACAAGAAACAGGCTGACAAACACGACGACCTCTATCCTGTCGGCCTCCTGCTCGCCCTTGCCTACCCGGATCGCATTGCCCAACGCCAACAGGGAAATGACGCACGCTATCTCATGACCAATGGCCGTGGCGCCCTCTTTGTGAATCCTGATCCACTCGGTTCAGAAGACTATCTGGTCATTGCCGACCTCGACGGGGGCGCACAGTGGGCCAGGATCGATCTGGCCGCGCCGGTACAGCTCAGTGATGTTGAATCCCTGTACGAAAACAGGATTCAAGTGATGGATGAAGTATCATGGGATGATCAGGCACAGGTGGTTCGTGCGACCAGACAACGGCGATTGGGCTCTCTCATATTAGCTGAGCAGGGACTCTCGGAGCCTGATCCTGCCCGCATCGTCGCTGCCTTGGTACAGGGTATCCGTCGAGCGGGACTCGACAAGCTCGCCTGGACTTCAGAGCTTCGTCACTGGCGGGCGCGAGTGGCCTTTCTACGGAGGATCGAAGGTCCAGAGTCTCAATGGCCTGATCTGTCGGACGACGCCCTGCTGCAGACACTCAATAACTGGCTTGGCCCCTATCTCTTCGGACAGACGACACTTGACCGAGTCAGACGGCTCGATTTCAGCCAACCCTTGCACGCACTCCTCTCCCGGGAACAGCAACGCCAGCTCGAACGGTTGGCCCCCACTCACCTGACCGTCCCAAGCGGATCGACCATTCGAGTAGATTATGAGACGGCTGATCTACCAATCCTAGCTGTGCGGTTGCAGGAAATGTTTGGCTGCAAGGACACGCCCCGTCTCGTCGGCGGGAAGATTCCCGTCATGCTGCACCTCCTCTCACCGGCACGCAGGCCCGTCCAGGTCACGAAGGATCTTTCCAGTTTCTGGAGGTCCACCTATCTCGAGGTCAGAAAAGAACTCCGTGGCCGCTATCCCAAACACTCCTGGCCCGACGATCCGCTCACTGCCCTGCCGACTGCCAAAACGAAACGACGGCCACGCTAGTGGTCTGTCTGGTTCATCTGGTCTATTTGGTTTGTTTTGTTTATCTGGTTACCACAAACTGACCGACATAACGCCCAGACTACCTAACCGACCATGATTGCTCTACAATCTTTCAATCCTCGCCCGCTCTTTCGAGCGGGCGCTACGCGCTCGCGGGGAACATGGATCACCCTTCCGCACATTGGGAGGGCAAGTCGGTTCATCCCCGCGCTCGCGGGGAACATGCAGGTCCCCGCCTCAGTTGGCCTGCTAGTTGCCGGTTCATCCCCGCGCTCGCGGGGAACATTCCTGGCCCACAATGACGCCTTGGGCAAGATGCGGTTCATCCCCGCGCTCGCGGGGAACATTCCTGGCCCACAATGACGCCTTGGGCAAGATGCGGTTCATCCCCGCGCTCGCGGGGAACATAGCTTTTCCCCTTCGCCCACCTTGGCGAACTTCGGTTCATCCCCGCGCTCGCGGGGAACATGCCGACCTTCTTCGGATACATCCGCCAAAATTCGGTTCATCCCCGCGCTCGCGGGGAACATCTAGGCTCCCGGCATAAGGGGATACCGGGAGACGGTTCATCCCCGCGCTCGCGGGGAACATAACTCGGGATACTTTCCCTTTAAACGTTGGTCCGGTTCATCCCCGCGCTCGCGGGGAACATACTGTTACATCTTCGATTAAGGACTGGGGCATCCGGTTCATCCCCGCGCTCGCGGGGAACATGGTCTCCTCAAACGATCGGCACTCACACAGAGCGGTTCATCCCCGCGCTCGCGGGGAACATTGCCTGACAAACTGATTTCCGCCGCCTTTTGTCGGTTCATCCCCGCGCTCGCGGGGAACATAGCAGCACCTATACGTGGATTGCCACACATTGCGGTTCATCCCCGCGCTCGCGGGGAACATAACATCTCGGGCAGTTATACCGCGCAGTACACCGGTTCATCCCCGCGCTCGCGGGGAACATCGTGGCTCGGGCACAAACTCATCGCCGCGTGGCGGTTCATCCCCGCGCTCGCGGGGGACATACCCATCTCACGCATACGGTCGCCTAAGCCTCCGGTTCATCCCCGCGCTCGCGGGGAACATAAATTCTGCATCGCTATGGCGAGATTCGGATACGGTTCATCCCCGCGCTCGCGGGGAACATCCAATGGCGCCACGCGCCCAGTCGTCAGGATGCGGTTCATCCCCGCGCTCTCGGGGAACATAACTTCTGCATCGCTGTGGCGAGATTCGGATACGGTTCATCCCCGCGCTCGCGGGGAACATACTCGTGGCATTGGCCGCTACGGACAGATTTCCGGTTCATCCCCGCGCTCGCGGGGAACATAAATAATACTGCGACAACTTCACAGGGGGCGACGGTTCATCCCCGCGCTCGCGGGGAACATAGAATGGTTAACCGCTTACTGTTACGATGATAGCGGTTCATCCCCGCGCTCGCGGGGAACATTGCACAGTCGGAGACCTTGAGCGGTTTTCCGCCGGTTCATCCCCGCGCTCGCGGGGAACATCGGGCTTCCCGTAACACTCTCCGATAATGTAACGGTTCATCCCCGCGCTCGCGGGGAACATGCCAGGGTCTTTGACACCCACCGATCATAGAGGCGGTTCATCCCCGCGCTCGCGGGGAACATCAGAGTGACGCCGCGCACGCCTTGCATAACGGCGGTTCATCCCCGCGCTCGCGGGGAACATGCAAGACGAGGAAATCGCAGGGCACAGTACTCCAGGTTCATCCCCGCGCTCGCGGGGAACATACCATCAAGATTCATGGTGGCACGAATAGTAGCGGTTCATCCCCGCGCTCGCGGGGAACATACAGGTGCTGGAGCACAAGGGTCACTCGGTACCGGTTCATCCCCGCGCTCGCGGGGAACATGTTCGTTTGGTCCGCGCCTGCGCCTAACGTGCCGGTTCATCCCCGCGCTCGCGGGGAACATACCGACAATGAACGAGAGAACAAACGTTACAACGGTTCATCCCCGCGCTCGCGGGGAACATAGCACAACAATGGTCGTCGCATTCCTCACAGGCGGTTCATCCCCGCGCTCGCGGGGAACATCAATGCGGGCCTTGAACGTGCGCCAGTCGATGGCGGTTCATCCCCGCGCTCGCGGGGAACATAATCACCAGGGCGCTCACAACTCACCGGCACCCGGTTCATCCCCGCGCTCGCGGGGAACATCTCGCCCCCGCCTATCGAGGGGGCCGCAATGCCGGTTCATCCCCGCGCTCGCGGGGAACATGTGGCACGGACCAGCGGCAGGGCCAACAGCGCCGGTTCATCCCCGCGCTCGCGGGGAACATTGATGTACAACATCCCATCCGATGGAATTTGGCGGTTCATCCCCGCGCTCGCGGGGAACATGAACTGCTGTGCCACATACCGCTTCGTGATACCGGTTCATCCCCGCGCTCGCGGGGAACATTTCGGCGCGATGCTGCTCCATCTTGGCCAAGGCGGTTCATCCCCGCGCTCGCGGGGAACATAGGGGCACCTTCACCCGCTCGCCCCCGTCCTGCGGTTCATCCCCGCGCTCGCGGGGAACATCTGATTTCGATGGTCCCCACATTGAGCGGCTGCGGTTCATCCCCGCGCTCGCGGGGAACATCTGATTTCGATGGTCCCCACATTGAGCGGCTGCGGTTCATCCCCGCGCTCGCGGGGAACATTACTGTGCCCGTCATGCTGCCGGTCCAATTGCTGGTTCATCCCCGCGCTCGCGGGGAACATACTTCTTTTATCCTATTGTTCTACCAAGCAAATCTATCGCCCTTAAATTCCACCGAATTTCTCTGAGGCATGACACCCGTCATGATGGCTGTGGGGTAAGAGCGCTTGCATCACCTTCTGGAAGAAAGCTGACCAGCTTGGCGCCGTCTATTTCTACCGGTATACGGCGGTTGGTCCCCAGAGTCTCGAAGTCGAACCCCGCCTCGTTATTGGTGCGCCAGGCCATGACGGCGTTCCCTTCGCTGAGGCCGGCCTTGACGTGCTCCCAAATATGATCCCGCACTTTGGCTGAGTAGTTCCCGACATAGACACCGGCGCGGATTTCCAGCAGCCAGATGGCAAGCCGCCCACGGAGTCTTGGCGGAGCGTTTTCAAGCACGATGACCAGCATCGCCGATGTTCTCCTCATTGGGTATGGCTGGGAGGACTTGCTCTTCGAAGGCTTTTGGCCGTGGGATTTCGCCAGCTGCCAGCATGTCCTCTATGCCGGGGATGATGCGCTCTAACAATCGGGTTTCGCGGAAGCTGTCGCGGCAAGCCAGACGGACTTGTTGTTCAGGATTCACAGGACTACGCCCGGCAATACGAAAAGCCAAAGGAACAACCGTCTCGAATTTGTAGACATCGGCCACGTCGTAGACGAAGGAGAGCGGCTTGCCGGTATGGATGAAGCCGATGGCCGGCGCATACCCAGCGGCTAGGACAGCGGCTTCGGTGACGCCATATAAGCAGGCAGTGGCAGCGGACAAGCAACGGTTCGGCAAGTCGCCCTGGTCCCATTCACTGGTGTCATAGTTCCGGGCTTTCCATTCCACGCCATATTTTGCGGCAATGCGTTTATAGGTCTCACGTACCCGTGCGCCTTCGATGCCGCGCAATTGATCCACAGAACGGCGTTGCGGGGGCTCTTCGCCGAACCGCAACGCATACATTTTGCGCACGACTTTCAACCGTAATTCATCGTCGAGTGCCAGCTTGGCTTGGTACAGGAGTCGGTCAGCCCGGGCACCCCCAGGTTGTCCAGCCGAATAGAGCCGAACACCGGCCTCCCCTATCCACACTAGCAACGTGCCCGCACGGGCAGCCAGAGCGCAGGCGGCGTGAGACACCCGTGTACCAGGCTCCAACATCAAACACACGACACCTCCAACGGGGATATGCGTGCGCACACCGTTTTTATCCACGACCACAAAGGCCCCGTCCAGGACATCAAGTTGTCCATATTCAATATAGAGGACTGAAAGCCGCTCCTTGATGGGAATGGGTTTCAGCGGGGGAAGGATATCAGCCATTCAAAGGCTCCACGCCGTTATACACGTCGAACCAACAGCAAGCCGCAGCCAAAGCCTTTGGCGGGACCGACGCCTTTGAGTAATGCATCTGCGAAACGTGCGGGGTCAGCTATGGTCAAGCTGCCCTCGAAATCCAGCATGGATAGCTCAATGCTCTTGGCACTATGTTTTCGCCAGGTGCGATAACCGTCCGCACGCACTGTGGCATCATCAAACCTGCACCCTAAACGTTCCGCACGCGCCCGCAGCCAGGTTTCACCCGCTTTCTGAGCTAGATAAGCCAGTGTTGGGCGTTGATCTTCTGGCAAGTGTTTCCAATTCATCTGACGTTTGGCATCCATCACTACGTCATGACGCTTGCTGTGACTGCCCACTCCCCCTGCACGTGTCACAACAGGACTCACCCGCAATTTGAACGCTAGGCGATCGCCGACCTGAATATCAGGACGATAGGGCCTGGATTCGATATGCCACAGCCCTGCATGGTCGCGAGGCTGGCGCTGGGATAAAAGGTAAAACGCTGGCAAGCGGTTTTTGCTCTCAGTGCGGAACAGAAATTCAGCTCGATCTGTGCGGTCCTCCTTCGCCACGTCAAATAACTTCCACAATGCCTGATGCTGTCCATAGGGATCGAGCACACCTAAATCAACAAGCTGGCAATAGGTAATGTCGGGCCTAGGTGTGACACGGGAGAGCCAATGGGGTTCGCCATTCATAGCTGCCCTCCTTGTCCGAGGTGGGCCTGGTGTTCGTCACGCACCGTGAACTGCCAACTGCGGCGTGAGAGTGTCGCATCGCGGCGGATAATGGTTTGCTCTGGCAACAGGCGAGTTTCAGCGTCACCATCCCACAGCAACAAGGGCGCGCTGGGCTGGAAACGCGTATAAAGTTTAGTCCACCCGGCATCACCGCCCGCTTCTGCCACTCGCGCTAGAATACCTTCGAGGTGCATGCTGGCCAACGCATCTTCCACAGCTTCTGCGCTCTTCACCTCCGGTTGTAGCGGCAGCGCCAGTGGGCAAGATTTCCGGCCAAGATACAGCATGAAGCAGGGTTCCAGTAGTGCTCGACGCAACTCATGCAGAGTATATGGCGAGTTGCCTCGTGCCCATATTGCAACGGCGTAGAAAGCATCTTGGCGATACTCGCGGCGGGAAAGAATGGTGTTGAGATCAGACTTGTGACCATGGGTCAGTTCACCCCGTCGAGTGGAAAAGACTTTGCGGTTTTTCCCGGTACCGGACGAAGGCACTTGAGCCGTGTGGTAGTCAGTCAACGGCAAACCTAAAGCCTCTATTCTTACTGCCATGCCATAGCCCTCAGCCAAGGCGATATGGCGTGACTCCCATTCGGCACGTTCCGCTTCCGTGCGCGCAGTATCCGGACGACGCAACCCCAAGGCTGCCGCCACTAGTCCTAGCACCGCTGATTTGGTCGGTGTCATCGCCGATGGTCGCGTCTCCCCCACCGCAATGTCGCCCCACGCGGCCAACGGCCCATAAAGCTGAAAGACGAGGTAGTCGCGCATTACACACCTCCGCTCCCTGTGGCAAAGTCCAGGAGCTTCTGGAAGTCGCCTTCACCAGTCAGCGCGTTGATACTCTCACTCGGTAATGGTTGGCCACTGTGATACACCTTATCCAGATTAGTGCGCATGGTATCGAGCGCTGTCATGGCATTTACGATCATGCCTTCACCATATTCGTTGACCGGCTTCATGAATGCCAGAGAGAGCCCACGCGGCTGGCGGCTGCCTTTTTCGGCCAGCACGTATGGCGCCCATGCCCGGTTGGCGAAGCTATTCTGCTTGCCGGTGGGGGCGACAGTGGCGGCAGCTTCAACCAACGCCTTAATTGTCTTTCCAGTCAACTCAGCATCGCCGCCTAAATTTTCTTTCAGCAGATCGCAGTCTATGCACACGTAGCTATAAAATAGCCCCGCCCCGAATCCCTGCTCACCCATATGCGCGGAACCGGCATCTACCTCGCGAGTATTGAGGTCATCCACGGCAGTGAAGAAGTCATCCTCCACAGCAGCACGATGAACGGTGATGGCATGGGCAACCTGGCACGCGGCGTCAACATTGAAATCCGGGCTTGATGCAAGCATCCGCCCAAACAAAGCTAAATCTGCAGATCCGTTCGCCTCTTTCACTTTGAGGACTCTGAGTTGCTCGGCAGTCGGTGGCCTGCCGCTCTCGCGCAAACTCTGAATCAGGGTGCCCAAAACCTCGATCTCCTTTTGCGAATAGAAGACAATCTGTTCGCTCTTGAGCGTTTCCTTGCTGACATTTGGCTTCTTGACCTTTTTCTTACTTTTGCCCTCAGGTTCCTCACCTTCAGTTTCTTCCTCACCATCTTTGGTTTTCTTGTCCACGAACTCCCCGGCAATCATCCATGCCCACTTTGTGGCATTCTCATCAGATACCTTGCCATCAGGCTCAGCTTGTAATGTTCCAGGCTTCAACAGATCGGCCAAGGCGACCCCGTTCAATAAGGCATCCCTCATACGACGCCCAAGCTCTTTGGATCGTATGCCCATCTGATCGCTGACCTTTTCGTGGAAGGTGTCAGAGATACGCCACGCACGTTTCAAACTCTGCGACGAGACACGCAGTCTCGGCACCCCGCCCATAACAGCAGTCTTGGGGCGATTCAGATCGTCGCGGTTGAGGCAGGCAGGTGGATAGCTGGTAAGTAGGTGCAATTGCAAAAAAGTGGTCATGGTTTGGTTTCTCCTAAAAATGTAGTAGGTCAATTAAAGTGGCGCTGCAGCGTAATAGTCGTATGCCATTCGGCGGCGTGGATCGTTCGAACGTTTTTCGTCCATCGGTGACCAGTGCCAAAGTGTCGCCGCGAGGTCTGCCAAGTTCGCTTGGTCGCCCAGTAAGGCAAGTGCCCGTCGCAACAAGGTATACAGCTCCTCTACGTCATCACAGGCGAGCACACGGCGCACCCGCAAGTCAGACATGGCGGCCTTGTCTCCTCCGCTCTTAGGACTACCCATGCGGGTGGCAAGCGTCTCGGATGTTTCCGTCTTGACTCGCGCCGCCAATCCGGCGATGGCGGCGAGCTTTGGATAACGATAGTCCGCCATGCCGTAGCCTGCTCGCCGTAACGAATTGAGCAGTCGGTGAAAGGCCGGACTCAGCATCACCTCGGTAAGACTGGCCGCTCGGCGTAGCGCGGCACGTTCACCCCGGTCCGATTCCAATTTCTGCCACCATGTTCTCAGCACATCGAAGGACGGATGGTCGGGCTTGCCCTGAGGAAAGGGGTTGTCCGGTCTGGTTTTGTCACTCATGAAAATCTCCTTATAAAGTCAAGCCGTTTTGCGGACGAGTTGAGGCAGACCGAGCAGATCTTGTAGCTTCTTGCCAACAAGCAACTTCCCCAGATCATTACGAGCCACCGCCACCCGACGGGGATCGGCAGCATCAAAATCTCCTGTCTGAGCGTAGTGGTCAAACACAGAGAAGGCGGCCAAACGGAGAGTGGCGAGCCAGCTTTCCGTCACACTCAAGTCGCCACTCGGCGTAGACAAAGTGGCCCGCAAACGCCGAACGTGTTCGTAAAAGCCAGCTTCCGTAGCACCCCAGAAATGGTTCTGAATGAAGGACAGATCGCCACGATTATTCTCTTTGTCAAGCAAGACATCCTTGATTCGCCAGCGCAGTATCTGGGCAACCCAACTAGCGCCACGAACCATGTGTTCCACCTGTCCCTTGAAGCTCACCTCTATTTCTCTTGGCACAATAATGATAGGCATCGTGGCCTCATACCAACAACGCGCCTTCATCTTGTCCATATCGAACCCGAACGCCCATAGCCGTGCGTCTTCCCGTGCTACAGATCGAAACTGCTCGATTACCTTGGCTGGTCGGCGCTCACGGTTGCCGTCTATGCTGCTTTCAACTAGCCCAAGCCAATGCCGATAACCAATGCCACCTGGTTGTGGATGCACCGAGCTGGCAACACCGTCTTCGACATAATGTGGACTCAAGGGGTGCTCAAAACCCTCGTAGCTCACACCATAATTTTTTGTGACAAAATGACGGCACACACAGCTAACCTCTGCCCCACAAAGATCGCAACATGCCATCTTCTCACCCTTTTCGAAGTGCAATCGGATGCGTCTGGGCATAGTCCAGAATTGCTGATCAGGATGAACATCGACGAGTCCAGTAATTTCCGTTGGCGAATTGGGTTCGCTTGTGCGAGTGCGAGCCGACCAAGGAAAACGATCAACATCGTCAAACTTGTCAAGATCGGCGGTTGCAAGATAACGGGCTTTCGTTAAAACATTTCGCCAACAAGTTTCCCAAAGCGTTTCCCCAAGCACTAGTGTGCTTAACGGTCCCCCGCCACGCAGACCGGTGCGATGCCCCTGGCCACCAGAAGGCGCATTAGTCTGGAGGGTAAATAAAGCAGTTGCTGCG carries:
- the cas2 gene encoding type I-E CRISPR-associated endoribonuclease Cas2 encodes the protein MLVIVLENAPPRLRGRLAIWLLEIRAGVYVGNYSAKVRDHIWEHVKAGLSEGNAVMAWRTNNEAGFDFETLGTNRRIPVEIDGAKLVSFLPEGDASALTPQPS
- the cas1e gene encoding type I-E CRISPR-associated endonuclease Cas1, yielding MADILPPLKPIPIKERLSVLYIEYGQLDVLDGAFVVVDKNGVRTHIPVGGVVCLMLEPGTRVSHAACALAARAGTLLVWIGEAGVRLYSAGQPGGARADRLLYQAKLALDDELRLKVVRKMYALRFGEEPPQRRSVDQLRGIEGARVRETYKRIAAKYGVEWKARNYDTSEWDQGDLPNRCLSAATACLYGVTEAAVLAAGYAPAIGFIHTGKPLSFVYDVADVYKFETVVPLAFRIAGRSPVNPEQQVRLACRDSFRETRLLERIIPGIEDMLAAGEIPRPKAFEEQVLPAIPNEENIGDAGHRA
- the cas6e gene encoding type I-E CRISPR-associated protein Cas6/Cse3/CasE; translated protein: MNGEPHWLSRVTPRPDITYCQLVDLGVLDPYGQHQALWKLFDVAKEDRTDRAEFLFRTESKNRLPAFYLLSQRQPRDHAGLWHIESRPYRPDIQVGDRLAFKLRVSPVVTRAGGVGSHSKRHDVVMDAKRQMNWKHLPEDQRPTLAYLAQKAGETWLRARAERLGCRFDDATVRADGYRTWRKHSAKSIELSMLDFEGSLTIADPARFADALLKGVGPAKGFGCGLLLVRRV
- the cas5e gene encoding type I-E CRISPR-associated protein Cas5/CasD, whose amino-acid sequence is MRDYLVFQLYGPLAAWGDIAVGETRPSAMTPTKSAVLGLVAAALGLRRPDTARTEAERAEWESRHIALAEGYGMAVRIEALGLPLTDYHTAQVPSSGTGKNRKVFSTRRGELTHGHKSDLNTILSRREYRQDAFYAVAIWARGNSPYTLHELRRALLEPCFMLYLGRKSCPLALPLQPEVKSAEAVEDALASMHLEGILARVAEAGGDAGWTKLYTRFQPSAPLLLWDGDAETRLLPEQTIIRRDATLSRRSWQFTVRDEHQAHLGQGGQL
- the cas7e gene encoding type I-E CRISPR-associated protein Cas7/Cse4/CasC; this encodes MTTFLQLHLLTSYPPACLNRDDLNRPKTAVMGGVPRLRVSSQSLKRAWRISDTFHEKVSDQMGIRSKELGRRMRDALLNGVALADLLKPGTLQAEPDGKVSDENATKWAWMIAGEFVDKKTKDGEEETEGEEPEGKSKKKVKKPNVSKETLKSEQIVFYSQKEIEVLGTLIQSLRESGRPPTAEQLRVLKVKEANGSADLALFGRMLASSPDFNVDAACQVAHAITVHRAAVEDDFFTAVDDLNTREVDAGSAHMGEQGFGAGLFYSYVCIDCDLLKENLGGDAELTGKTIKALVEAAATVAPTGKQNSFANRAWAPYVLAEKGSRQPRGLSLAFMKPVNEYGEGMIVNAMTALDTMRTNLDKVYHSGQPLPSESINALTGEGDFQKLLDFATGSGGV
- the casB gene encoding type I-E CRISPR-associated protein Cse2/CasB, producing MSDKTRPDNPFPQGKPDHPSFDVLRTWWQKLESDRGERAALRRAASLTEVMLSPAFHRLLNSLRRAGYGMADYRYPKLAAIAGLAARVKTETSETLATRMGSPKSGGDKAAMSDLRVRRVLACDDVEELYTLLRRALALLGDQANLADLAATLWHWSPMDEKRSNDPRRRMAYDYYAAAPL
- the casA gene encoding type I-E CRISPR-associated protein Cse1/CasA, encoding MNLINEPWIPIRRADGTQEKVEPWRITDFTDGRSPIVAIASPRPDFDGALIQFVIGLLQTTCTPNESGWWEWRENPPPPETLRKRFVSVARAFELEGERAFMQDFSPSDLSKQESISALLLEAPGEKTLKDNTDHFIKRGRVNQLCPPCAATALFTLQTNAPSGGQGHRTGLRGGGPLSTLVLGETLWETCWRNVLTKARYLATADLDKFDDVDRFPWSARTRTSEPNSPTEITGLVDVHPDQQFWTMPRRIRLHFEKGEKMACCDLCGAEVSCVCRHFVTKNYGVSYEGFEHPLSPHYVEDGVASSVHPQPGGIGYRHWLGLVESSIDGNRERRPAKVIEQFRSVAREDARLWAFGFDMDKMKARCWYEATMPIIIVPREIEVSFKGQVEHMVRGASWVAQILRWRIKDVLLDKENNRGDLSFIQNHFWGATEAGFYEHVRRLRATLSTPSGDLSVTESWLATLRLAAFSVFDHYAQTGDFDAADPRRVAVARNDLGKLLVGKKLQDLLGLPQLVRKTA